In a single window of the Leptospira sanjuanensis genome:
- a CDS encoding phospho-sugar mutase, which produces MNHPESLIHSWTQDPFPSGVRNEATRALEKFSNGESGPDVEAFSVPLEFGTGGMRGRLGNGIGRMNEFTVGRAALGFVGYLSKKTKKASIVIAYDSRRRSKEFAEVTAGIAASLGVKVILFNEVTPTPLLSYAIRYYKATGGVVITASHNPPDYNGFKAYLADGGQLVPPDDKKIISKIESIHDWNSISILSPKDPLYKKMVKPAGKDCFASYKKELSKAGILSSSLKPKDRASLKVVYSPLHGTGGKAMKELLNGFGYKNVFLVPEQKDPNGEFPTVKYPNPEEPEAMELSKKFAIVKGAHAFIATDPDADRLGIGVKNSQGEYVLLNGNQIGSIMAAYLCEAYSAGKKKKKAVLIKTIVTTDLQENIAKKNKVKYKNVLTGFKFIAQVMAKIDKSKTDFFLFGGEESFGYLPVSFVRDKDSLSSALLLLEILTEKKDLLQYMDEIYLKYGLFQESLKSLTLEGSAGKEKIRKSLESLRTVDLLGKQIHQRKIVGVLDYKTRTAKGSASKSAFAGCPSSDVIQVVLEGNAKLTIRPSGTEPKIKIYSSFQSLKAPKNQGEIQTLTADLLGEIKASEEIFLKLAGLS; this is translated from the coding sequence ATGAATCATCCCGAATCCCTCATTCATTCCTGGACACAAGATCCCTTCCCGAGCGGAGTTCGAAACGAAGCGACCCGCGCTCTGGAAAAGTTCTCCAACGGAGAATCCGGTCCCGACGTAGAAGCCTTTTCCGTTCCTCTCGAATTCGGAACGGGAGGCATGCGCGGAAGACTCGGAAACGGAATCGGAAGAATGAACGAATTCACCGTGGGCCGGGCGGCTCTCGGTTTTGTAGGTTATCTTTCTAAAAAAACGAAGAAGGCTTCGATCGTAATCGCGTACGATTCGAGAAGAAGATCCAAAGAATTTGCGGAAGTCACCGCTGGCATCGCAGCTTCTCTCGGAGTGAAGGTCATTCTTTTTAACGAGGTGACTCCGACCCCGCTTCTTTCGTATGCGATCCGTTATTACAAGGCCACGGGCGGAGTCGTAATTACGGCTTCCCACAATCCGCCGGATTACAACGGGTTCAAAGCCTATCTCGCGGACGGAGGACAACTCGTACCGCCGGATGATAAAAAGATCATTTCTAAAATCGAATCGATCCACGATTGGAATTCGATTTCGATTCTTTCTCCGAAAGATCCTTTATATAAGAAGATGGTCAAACCTGCCGGCAAGGATTGTTTCGCTTCTTACAAAAAGGAACTTTCGAAAGCGGGAATCCTTTCCTCTTCGCTAAAACCGAAAGACCGTGCATCGCTGAAGGTCGTCTATTCCCCGTTACACGGAACCGGCGGAAAAGCGATGAAGGAACTTTTAAACGGATTCGGATACAAAAACGTCTTCTTGGTCCCCGAACAAAAAGATCCGAACGGAGAATTCCCCACCGTAAAATATCCGAACCCCGAAGAACCGGAGGCCATGGAACTTTCCAAGAAGTTCGCGATCGTAAAAGGAGCGCACGCGTTCATCGCAACCGACCCGGATGCGGACCGACTCGGAATCGGAGTGAAAAACTCCCAAGGAGAATACGTCTTATTAAACGGAAATCAAATCGGCTCGATCATGGCCGCGTATCTTTGCGAAGCGTACTCCGCAGGCAAAAAAAAGAAAAAAGCCGTATTGATCAAAACCATAGTAACGACGGATCTTCAAGAAAACATCGCAAAGAAAAACAAGGTAAAATACAAAAACGTATTAACCGGATTTAAGTTCATCGCGCAGGTGATGGCAAAGATCGACAAAAGCAAAACCGATTTCTTTTTGTTCGGCGGGGAAGAATCTTTCGGATATCTCCCCGTTTCTTTCGTGAGAGATAAGGATTCGTTATCGTCCGCGTTGCTGTTACTCGAAATTCTTACAGAAAAGAAAGACCTTCTGCAATACATGGACGAGATCTATCTAAAATACGGTCTCTTTCAGGAAAGTCTCAAATCTCTCACACTCGAAGGAAGCGCCGGAAAAGAAAAGATCCGCAAATCCTTGGAATCTCTTCGAACCGTGGATCTTTTAGGAAAACAAATCCATCAGAGAAAGATCGTGGGCGTTTTGGATTACAAAACTCGGACTGCAAAAGGAAGCGCTTCCAAATCCGCATTCGCGGGTTGTCCTTCTTCCGATGTGATTCAAGTCGTTTTGGAAGGAAACGCAAAACTTACGATTCGACCTTCCGGAACCGAACCGAAGATCAAGATCTATTCTTCCTTTCAAAGCCTGAAGGCTCCGAAAAACCAAGGAGAGATTCAGACTCTCACGGCTGATCTGCTCGGGGAGATCAAAGCCTCCGAAGAAATATTTTTAAAATTGGCGGGACTCTCATGA
- a CDS encoding pyridoxal phosphate-dependent aminotransferase — protein MQPGEFWIEERLEKYRKTAPCNLGESGVRNRTFGELLSALELSPEVLNSISLEDAPNRGDLTLREEIAKLYPGLRADQILITTGTGEALYILFHLLCKKGSVVSYLDPAFQALYEIPKMIGAVLEPVSLLETMDQNSDSSLPEFCVWELFARGKNLVIFNHPHNPSGFSLRAAEIERLREFASEHKGWVLFDEHYRFLDFQNDLSWTGAGLNERTVSTGSITKCFGVMGLRIGWMTGPVELIEKARSFKDYLTHTVSPISEFLTLQILKNRERLIAPIKTSILRNIQNFESVWRGLPGLESFVPPGGGVVSFVKLKKGIDSSKYADALISQCGVFVLPGRDFECEGWIRIGFGETNDRFLAGIERWKNLQL, from the coding sequence ATGCAACCCGGAGAATTCTGGATCGAAGAACGACTCGAGAAATATAGAAAAACCGCGCCCTGCAATTTGGGAGAAAGCGGGGTCCGCAATCGAACCTTCGGAGAACTTCTTTCCGCACTCGAACTTTCTCCGGAAGTTTTGAATTCGATTTCATTGGAAGACGCTCCCAACCGAGGCGATCTTACTCTTCGAGAAGAGATCGCGAAGTTATATCCCGGTTTGCGCGCGGATCAGATTTTGATCACTACCGGAACCGGAGAAGCGCTTTACATTCTCTTTCATCTTCTTTGCAAAAAGGGCTCGGTCGTTTCGTATCTCGATCCCGCCTTTCAAGCGTTATACGAAATCCCTAAGATGATCGGAGCGGTTTTGGAACCGGTTTCCCTTTTGGAAACGATGGATCAAAATTCCGATTCTTCTTTGCCTGAATTTTGCGTTTGGGAATTGTTTGCAAGGGGGAAGAATCTCGTCATCTTCAATCATCCCCACAATCCGTCCGGTTTCTCTTTACGTGCGGCTGAAATCGAACGACTTCGGGAATTCGCGTCCGAACACAAAGGCTGGGTTTTGTTCGACGAACACTATCGGTTTTTGGATTTTCAAAACGATCTTTCTTGGACGGGCGCGGGTTTGAACGAAAGAACGGTAAGTACAGGTTCGATCACGAAGTGTTTCGGTGTGATGGGACTTCGAATCGGTTGGATGACCGGGCCGGTCGAATTGATCGAAAAAGCGAGATCGTTTAAGGATTATCTAACGCATACGGTTTCTCCGATTTCCGAATTTTTAACGCTTCAAATTTTGAAGAATCGGGAACGATTGATCGCTCCGATTAAAACATCCATTTTGCGGAATATTCAAAATTTCGAAAGCGTTTGGCGCGGTCTCCCCGGATTGGAATCCTTTGTGCCTCCCGGAGGCGGAGTGGTTTCCTTCGTGAAGCTAAAGAAAGGAATCGATTCGTCGAAGTACGCGGATGCGCTGATTTCCCAGTGCGGAGTTTTTGTTTTGCCGGGACGGGATTTTGAATGCGAAGGTTGGATTCGGATCGGTTTTGGGGAGACGAACGATCGATTTCTTGCCGGAATCGAGCGCTGGAAGAATTTACAACTCTGA
- the rpmB gene encoding 50S ribosomal protein L28 translates to MARRCEVTGKGTVAGNNVSHSHIKTRRTWKVNLIKKRIFLEDENRWVTVRLSTRALRTLRKKGIKAAIKDNGGSLGVLAPKKYAGIEKSAPKKA, encoded by the coding sequence ATGGCCAGAAGATGTGAAGTAACCGGGAAGGGCACTGTAGCAGGAAACAACGTTTCCCATTCCCACATTAAGACAAGAAGAACCTGGAAGGTGAATCTTATCAAAAAAAGAATCTTTTTGGAAGATGAAAATCGTTGGGTTACGGTTCGTCTTTCCACCAGAGCTCTTCGTACTCTGAGAAAAAAAGGAATTAAGGCCGCCATCAAAGATAACGGCGGATCCTTGGGCGTTCTTGCTCCAAAAAAATACGCGGGAATCGAAAAGTCGGCTCCAAAAAAAGCCTGA
- the nth gene encoding endonuclease III gives MLQKNTRESKSRLQKKPDPAFLKWFSRIFSLLRKEFGEVATPLHFQKDYELAIAVILSAQCTDERVNQVTPALFKAFPSLESFANADLKEIETLIFSTGFYRNKAKSIQGFAKKLLNDFDGKIPNTIAELITLPGFGRKTANVVLSEVHGRVEGIVVDTHVNRISKVLGLTTKTDPVQVEKDLMALLPEKYWRDISLYLIFLGRKSCKAHRRFCEDCILKKDCPSSSVVNGA, from the coding sequence TTGCTCCAAAAAAATACGCGGGAATCGAAAAGTCGGCTCCAAAAAAAGCCTGATCCTGCGTTTCTAAAGTGGTTTTCCCGAATCTTTTCTCTTCTTAGAAAAGAATTCGGGGAGGTCGCAACTCCTCTTCATTTTCAAAAAGACTACGAACTCGCGATTGCCGTGATTCTCAGTGCACAATGCACGGACGAACGAGTCAATCAAGTCACCCCAGCTCTTTTTAAAGCCTTTCCCAGTTTAGAATCCTTTGCAAACGCCGATCTGAAAGAGATCGAAACGTTGATCTTTTCCACGGGTTTTTACCGCAATAAAGCGAAGTCGATTCAAGGTTTCGCCAAGAAATTGTTAAACGACTTCGACGGTAAAATTCCGAATACGATCGCGGAGCTGATTACGCTTCCGGGGTTTGGACGAAAAACGGCAAACGTAGTTTTGTCGGAAGTGCACGGTCGTGTGGAAGGAATCGTAGTCGATACGCACGTAAATCGGATTTCGAAAGTGTTGGGTCTGACAACGAAGACCGATCCGGTTCAAGTGGAGAAGGATCTGATGGCTCTTCTTCCCGAAAAGTATTGGAGGGATATTTCCTTATATCTCATCTTTTTGGGTAGAAAAAGCTGTAAGGCTCATCGAAGATTCTGCGAAGATTGTATCTTAAAAAAAGATTGTCCCTCGTCCTCAGTCGTAAACGGAGCTTAG
- a CDS encoding acyl-CoA thioesterase: protein MEVFIDQKLEGMELATQHIVMSRDLNQHGFLFGGQMLAWIDEGCAMYVMEKIRYSNIVTVSMADVVFKSPGLLGDIIQIFSKIDKIGNSSITIRNTSIGKSQSRKELKEIIDCKITYVCLDENGRPFPYFRDHFELQDLK from the coding sequence ATGGAAGTATTTATCGATCAAAAATTGGAAGGAATGGAACTCGCGACGCAACATATCGTGATGTCGAGGGATCTCAATCAGCACGGATTTCTTTTCGGAGGTCAGATGCTCGCGTGGATCGACGAAGGATGCGCGATGTATGTGATGGAAAAGATCCGCTATTCCAATATCGTCACCGTGAGCATGGCGGATGTCGTATTTAAAAGTCCGGGACTCCTCGGGGATATCATCCAGATTTTTTCCAAGATCGACAAAATCGGAAATAGTTCGATCACGATCCGCAACACATCCATCGGAAAAAGTCAGAGCCGAAAGGAACTCAAAGAAATCATCGATTGCAAGATCACGTATGTTTGTCTGGACGAAAACGGAAGACCGTTTCCGTATTTCCGCGATCATTTCGAACTTCAGGATCTAAAGTAG
- a CDS encoding peptide chain release factor family protein — translation MASRFPVSVEKESKLLELMEVLQIRETDLEESFTRSGGKGGQNVNKVSTAVHLRHKPSGIEVKCSLYRTQGLNRYKARAILCEKVQEENRKKEGALSDERKKTIRNKQKDAKRKKKKYSRKSQNSSSILLEPEESFEEERDDSDISDEREVES, via the coding sequence ATGGCTTCTCGTTTTCCCGTTTCGGTGGAAAAAGAATCCAAATTGCTGGAACTGATGGAAGTTCTTCAGATCAGGGAAACCGATCTTGAGGAAAGTTTTACAAGAAGCGGAGGCAAGGGCGGTCAGAACGTAAATAAGGTTTCGACTGCCGTTCATCTCAGACACAAACCTTCCGGGATCGAGGTCAAATGTTCCTTGTATCGAACGCAGGGACTCAACCGGTATAAGGCCCGCGCCATTCTTTGCGAAAAAGTTCAAGAAGAGAATCGAAAGAAAGAGGGTGCTCTAAGCGACGAACGCAAAAAAACGATTCGAAACAAACAGAAGGATGCAAAACGAAAGAAGAAAAAGTATTCCAGAAAGAGTCAAAATTCTTCTTCCATTCTTTTGGAACCGGAAGAAAGTTTTGAAGAAGAACGGGACGATTCGGATATTTCGGATGAAAGAGAAGTCGAAAGCTGA
- the uvrC gene encoding excinuclease ABC subunit UvrC, with translation MPEILNHTLILEKIKNLGASPGCYLWKSRKGEVLYVGKAKNLDKRIRNYLKEKHPDIKTRALQREIFDLDWIATGTEKEALILEATLIKKHNPRFNVRLKDDKKYPYICVSLSEPYPMVYITRKLKDNGDRYFGPYSDVRSTRETLDIILRIFPVRKTRQILPLPKPRRPCLNFDMGRCLGPCQGTIPVEDYKVVIDQVIQFLEGKKESLAGDLSVKMSAASDRMDFEKAARYRDMLQRINNFREKQTVVSTEGGDEDVIGFARKQDEGQVILLEVRGGRLETKKSFPIQGVQDAEDSEIIGAFFRDYYLNAALVPPSIFIPTDIKEEVSAVIDVLQEKTGFRPKLKSPRSGDKRSLLKIAEKNAELSLTERMLATHYRDQSAALKEIQEMFSLERPPHIIECYDISHFQGSQPVASGVMFVEGKPFKQGYRKYNMRGYEGINDPGMIHEVISRRLQRIINEEGVFPDLMVIDGGPTQLTKACEAAVEAGAEGIPMVGLAKKREEIYFPGDNEPFIFDMNSPGMKLLRHLRDEAHRFGVTHHRSRRNKETMRALIQDVPDIGFKRSKLLLQHFSGEKKIEDATKEELLAVPGIGENLAEKILKQLQKKE, from the coding sequence ATGCCTGAAATTCTCAATCATACGCTCATTCTGGAAAAAATCAAAAACCTCGGCGCTTCTCCGGGTTGTTATTTGTGGAAATCCCGAAAAGGCGAGGTTTTATACGTAGGCAAAGCGAAAAATCTAGACAAACGCATCCGCAATTATCTCAAAGAAAAACATCCCGATATCAAAACCCGCGCTCTGCAAAGGGAAATCTTCGACTTGGATTGGATCGCAACCGGGACCGAAAAGGAAGCGCTGATCTTAGAAGCGACTCTCATCAAAAAACACAATCCTCGTTTTAACGTCCGTCTCAAAGACGACAAAAAGTATCCGTATATCTGCGTTTCCCTCTCCGAACCGTATCCGATGGTTTATATCACGAGAAAGCTCAAGGACAACGGGGATCGTTATTTCGGTCCTTATTCGGATGTACGATCCACTCGGGAAACGTTAGACATCATCTTGAGAATTTTTCCGGTCCGTAAAACGAGACAGATTCTTCCTTTACCCAAACCCAGAAGACCGTGTTTGAACTTCGATATGGGCCGTTGTCTCGGGCCTTGTCAAGGAACGATTCCGGTAGAAGATTATAAAGTCGTAATTGACCAAGTGATTCAATTCTTGGAGGGAAAAAAGGAATCCCTCGCGGGAGATCTGAGCGTCAAGATGTCCGCGGCTTCCGATCGGATGGATTTCGAAAAGGCCGCTCGTTATCGCGACATGCTACAAAGGATCAATAACTTCCGGGAAAAACAAACCGTCGTCAGCACGGAAGGCGGAGACGAGGACGTGATCGGTTTTGCGAGAAAGCAGGATGAAGGACAGGTAATTCTTTTAGAGGTGCGCGGAGGAAGACTTGAAACCAAAAAGTCGTTTCCGATCCAGGGTGTGCAGGATGCGGAAGATTCCGAAATCATCGGTGCGTTCTTCCGCGATTATTATTTGAACGCGGCTTTGGTTCCGCCTTCGATTTTTATTCCTACGGATATCAAAGAAGAAGTTTCGGCTGTCATCGATGTTCTTCAGGAAAAAACCGGATTTAGACCCAAGCTCAAATCTCCCCGCAGCGGAGACAAACGATCTCTCTTAAAGATCGCCGAGAAAAACGCGGAACTCAGTCTCACGGAAAGAATGCTCGCGACTCATTATAGGGATCAAAGCGCGGCCTTAAAGGAAATCCAAGAGATGTTTTCCCTCGAACGTCCGCCTCATATCATCGAATGTTATGACATCAGTCACTTCCAAGGTTCTCAGCCGGTTGCGAGCGGAGTTATGTTTGTGGAAGGAAAACCCTTCAAACAAGGATACAGAAAGTATAATATGCGCGGCTACGAAGGGATCAACGATCCCGGGATGATCCACGAGGTGATTTCCAGGCGCTTACAAAGAATCATCAACGAAGAAGGAGTGTTTCCGGATTTAATGGTGATCGACGGAGGTCCCACCCAGTTGACCAAGGCCTGTGAAGCAGCTGTCGAAGCCGGTGCGGAAGGAATTCCGATGGTCGGTCTCGCCAAAAAACGGGAGGAAATTTATTTCCCGGGCGACAACGAACCCTTTATCTTCGATATGAATTCTCCCGGTATGAAACTCTTGCGCCATCTTCGGGACGAAGCGCACCGTTTCGGAGTCACACATCACCGATCCCGGAGAAACAAGGAAACGATGCGAGCGCTCATTCAAGACGTTCCGGATATCGGATTCAAACGAAGCAAGCTGCTTCTTCAGCATTTTTCGGGTGAGAAAAAAATCGAGGACGCGACCAAAGAAGAACTTCTCGCGGTGCCCGGAATCGGCGAAAATCTCGCCGAAAAAATTCTAAAACAACTCCAAAAAAAAGAATAA
- a CDS encoding lamin tail domain-containing protein: MKFKSVFVSILCFAVFEFCHGKGKDAWIVPILRPGEWKLFYEPENTISSEIPREISKQWRHPSVRIQKVPGIVCLFSGTVSVYGVSVCFPDPQGNIELEFQNILKFWNTHFDSRTEQTVFDFSEKGQAKVSVRLNQDLLEEITEDWMILSGFQWIDRELKKRKFPKSNWVSVFSENSIARPHTPNLISGFSVWAGQEKIRILFSAENFTDSANTLVIEIPGNTSILSEFLSEIASSNREMVLRCKEKLPVLSEVFGGTESSLGRFLEFANLENEPICFSDLTIETSSKKNPILSGSSFLMPNETLLFTETGSNLPGLELVSFPWSDLKKKGNWSLQSGNLSDVFENPERTFLEGGRYYSSKRNFYSLCENFFQSNQWERYCMSPGFENPGSFNEPEVAGNEIPFCDAASFQIEEANWTGVFTGGTVDSNQKFLDLEYSGNRICNPNGLSVESDGREIPIWIDSRSIKPGEILTIGNRDFMKGEVLLSSSVLKEFEFGFELLLKDRKNRTNRILSETSFQTPVLKRTDGTIVSLLYRNGIWIPHPKTNSQTLNSQIQNSHFMNPGIKTDPLDMTPPNQAVVSEISWMGSYDGTTSVSADRFIEVDSDTNVSKVLEVESGTKNYRFLVELVPGKNVFSIGRLVCFPDVSVWIVPELNLANTGRVRLLSLDATVSSDWIEWDSLGKMGIHSSSQKLRRSASLFRTISGKEVWKNSALTVLSSRKAGCSGTEASPGLENRTFPFFQREDFATDNSILNPWISWNPGVAGLISGEFDWITIQPSAGARVAASEFLRFWRDLRENGLGSFAVNYETLNYLVSAGAESLILIPGSSGVLISTVYPNPTVSSNEWFSICNQGAESVDIRSLEIRDSSASDRLVEYSFRFGSTLPAGWNEFNPNTTGWSFGDRFLHPGECGYVLSPNFKNESVPFHSETFRKIFTIDKTTTIGNGIGKNEGLDLFQDVSGKSVHIHSYGNQFSPLPFSIDANANDLILLKTGRTGDSASDYEIKKKESL; the protein is encoded by the coding sequence ATGAAATTCAAATCCGTATTCGTATCGATTCTTTGTTTTGCCGTCTTCGAGTTTTGTCACGGAAAGGGAAAGGACGCCTGGATCGTCCCGATTCTTCGTCCCGGAGAATGGAAACTTTTCTACGAACCCGAAAACACGATTTCCAGCGAGATTCCGCGGGAGATTTCCAAACAATGGAGGCATCCGTCCGTTCGAATCCAAAAGGTTCCGGGGATTGTCTGCTTGTTCAGCGGAACCGTCTCCGTGTACGGAGTCAGCGTCTGTTTTCCCGATCCGCAAGGAAACATAGAATTAGAATTTCAAAATATTCTGAAATTCTGGAATACTCATTTCGATTCCAGGACGGAACAGACGGTTTTCGATTTCTCGGAGAAGGGGCAGGCGAAAGTCAGCGTTCGTCTCAACCAGGATCTTCTGGAGGAAATCACGGAAGACTGGATGATTCTTTCCGGTTTTCAATGGATCGATCGGGAATTAAAAAAACGTAAATTTCCGAAATCGAACTGGGTGAGCGTCTTTTCGGAAAATTCGATCGCGAGACCGCATACTCCGAATCTAATTTCTGGTTTCAGCGTTTGGGCCGGTCAGGAAAAAATCAGAATTCTCTTTTCTGCCGAGAACTTTACGGATTCTGCAAATACGTTGGTGATCGAAATTCCCGGGAACACATCGATTCTTTCCGAATTCCTTTCGGAAATTGCAAGCTCCAACCGGGAAATGGTTCTTCGATGCAAAGAGAAACTTCCGGTTTTGAGCGAGGTTTTCGGAGGAACCGAATCCTCTCTGGGAAGGTTTTTGGAATTTGCGAATTTGGAAAACGAACCGATTTGTTTTAGCGATCTCACGATCGAAACGAGTTCTAAGAAAAATCCGATTCTTTCCGGTTCTTCGTTTTTGATGCCGAACGAAACGCTGTTGTTCACGGAAACCGGAAGTAATCTTCCCGGATTGGAACTTGTTTCCTTTCCTTGGAGCGACCTCAAGAAGAAAGGAAATTGGAGTCTACAAAGCGGGAATTTATCCGATGTTTTCGAAAATCCCGAACGAACCTTTTTAGAAGGCGGTAGGTATTATTCTTCTAAACGAAACTTCTATTCCCTTTGTGAAAATTTTTTCCAATCGAATCAATGGGAACGATATTGCATGAGTCCGGGTTTTGAAAATCCGGGATCATTCAACGAACCGGAAGTTGCGGGAAACGAAATTCCGTTTTGCGATGCGGCTTCGTTTCAAATCGAAGAAGCGAATTGGACCGGGGTTTTTACGGGTGGAACGGTCGATTCCAACCAGAAGTTTCTGGATTTAGAATATTCAGGTAATCGAATTTGCAATCCGAACGGTCTTTCGGTCGAATCGGACGGAAGAGAAATTCCGATTTGGATCGATTCACGTTCTATAAAACCCGGAGAAATTCTTACGATAGGAAATCGGGATTTTATGAAAGGGGAAGTTCTTCTTTCCTCTTCGGTTTTGAAAGAGTTTGAATTCGGGTTTGAACTGCTGTTGAAGGACCGAAAGAATCGAACGAATCGGATTCTTTCCGAAACTTCTTTCCAAACTCCGGTCTTGAAACGAACGGACGGAACGATCGTTTCTCTTTTGTACCGAAACGGTATATGGATTCCTCATCCGAAAACGAACTCACAAACTCTGAATTCGCAAATTCAAAATTCTCATTTCATGAATCCCGGAATCAAAACGGATCCGCTCGATATGACTCCACCGAATCAGGCGGTTGTTTCGGAAATTTCCTGGATGGGTTCGTATGACGGCACGACTTCCGTAAGTGCGGATCGTTTTATCGAGGTCGATTCGGATACGAACGTTTCCAAGGTGTTGGAAGTTGAATCCGGAACCAAGAATTATCGCTTCTTAGTAGAGTTGGTTCCGGGTAAGAATGTTTTTTCCATCGGTCGACTCGTTTGTTTTCCCGATGTTTCCGTTTGGATCGTGCCCGAGTTGAATTTAGCAAACACCGGTCGTGTGCGGCTTCTTTCCTTGGATGCGACTGTTTCCAGTGATTGGATCGAATGGGACTCGCTGGGAAAAATGGGGATTCATTCTTCTTCGCAGAAATTGAGACGATCCGCATCCCTTTTTCGAACAATTTCCGGGAAAGAAGTTTGGAAGAATAGCGCTCTTACCGTTCTGAGTTCGAGAAAAGCCGGCTGTTCCGGAACGGAGGCAAGTCCGGGTTTGGAGAATCGAACGTTTCCTTTTTTCCAAAGAGAAGATTTCGCAACTGATAATTCCATTTTAAATCCTTGGATCAGTTGGAATCCAGGAGTCGCCGGGCTTATTTCGGGAGAATTCGATTGGATAACGATTCAACCGAGCGCGGGAGCTCGTGTTGCAGCTTCGGAGTTTCTGCGGTTTTGGAGAGATCTTCGGGAAAACGGATTGGGCTCCTTTGCGGTAAATTATGAAACTCTAAATTACTTGGTTTCGGCGGGTGCGGAGAGTCTGATTTTGATTCCCGGTTCTTCAGGTGTTTTAATTTCTACGGTCTATCCGAATCCGACCGTTTCCTCCAACGAGTGGTTTTCGATCTGCAATCAGGGAGCTGAATCGGTCGACATCCGTAGTTTGGAAATTCGGGACAGTTCCGCTTCCGATCGTCTGGTAGAATATTCGTTTCGATTCGGATCGACTCTTCCCGCTGGTTGGAATGAGTTTAACCCGAACACAACGGGTTGGAGTTTCGGCGATCGGTTTTTGCATCCGGGAGAATGCGGATACGTTCTTTCTCCGAATTTTAAGAACGAGTCGGTCCCGTTTCACTCCGAAACCTTCCGAAAGATTTTTACGATCGATAAAACGACTACGATCGGAAACGGAATCGGCAAAAACGAAGGATTGGATCTTTTCCAAGACGTTTCCGGAAAATCGGTTCACATTCACAGTTACGGAAATCAATTTTCTCCGCTTCCGTTTTCCATCGATGCGAATGCGAACGATTTGATTCTTTTGAAGACCGGACGGACCGGGGATTCCGCATCCGATTACGAAATCAAAAAGAAGGAATCCTTATGA